Proteins encoded together in one Capricornis sumatraensis isolate serow.1 chromosome 3, serow.2, whole genome shotgun sequence window:
- the LIN28A gene encoding protein lin-28 homolog A, which produces MGSVSNQQFAGGCAKAPEEAPEEAPEDAARAAEEPQLLHGAGICKWFNVRMGFGFLSMTARAGVALDPPVDVFVHQSKLHMEGFRSLKEGEAVEFTFKKSAKGLESIRVTGPGGVFCIGSERRPKGKNVQKRRSKGDRCYNCGGLDHHAKECKLPPQPKKCHFCQSISHMVASCPLKAQQAPSSQGKPAYFREEEEEIHSSAMLPEAQN; this is translated from the exons ATGGGCTCTGTGTCAAACCAGCAGTTCGCAG GTGGCTGCGCTAAGGCGCCGGAGGAAGCGCCGGAGGAGGCGCCGGAGGACGCGGCCCGCGCGGCGGAGGAGCCGCAGCTGCTGCACGGTGCCGGCATCTGTAAGTGGTTCAACGTGCGCATGGGGTTCGGCTTCCTGTCCATGACCGCCCGCGCAGGGGTCGCGCTCGACCCCCCGGTGGATGTCTTTGTGCACCAG AGTAAGCTGCACATGGAGGGCTTCCGGAGCCTGAAGGAGGGGGAGGCTGTGGAGTTCACCTTTAAGAAGTCCGCCAAGGGCCTGGAATCTATCCGAGTCACCGGCCCTGGTGGGGTGTTCTGTATTGGGAGTGAAAGGCGGCCCAAAGGGAAGAATGTGCAGAAACGCAGATCAAAGGGAGACAG GTGCTACAACTGTGGAGGTCTAGACCACCATGCCAAGGAATGCAAACTGCCACCGCAGCCCAAGAAGTGCCATTTCTGCCAGAGCATCAGCCATATGGTAGCCTCGTGCCCACTGAAGGCCCAGCAAGCTCCCAGCTCCCAGGGAAAGCCAGCCTACTTtcgggaggaggaagaagagatccATAGCTCTGCCATGCTCCCAGAGGCCCAGAATTGA